From Fusarium oxysporum f. sp. lycopersici 4287 chromosome 13, whole genome shotgun sequence, one genomic window encodes:
- a CDS encoding hypothetical protein (At least one base has a quality score < 10) — protein MNSFDPPDQGAELDSLSSSFQAAFDRVFQTTQKVSEDPLLRVAQGTEVSQLKAISTPGDAHSVQAAIEDVFTISDYRMRTNHPKCFSFIPSPASPLSWIGDCLSSAFNSFAGSRLQGSGVAIVEQTLLQWLSAKVGLPDTSGGIFVSGGSMANMSGMVLARECILDPDTEHLGVAYLSDQTHHSVKKALRIIGIKRSQIRSVPTSGSFQMDVTTLKDAIKTDREAGLKPFVIVATCGTTNTGSIDPLEALAQVRDEEKIWLHIDGAYGASASLAATRSSVANGLGLADSISWDAHKWLFQTYSCSLILVRNRINLVKVFNNDGDYLRDALDDEEIPNFWNLGMELTRPSRALKLWFTLRVLGVERFGTMIDHGFHLAEIAEAEILKLSDWEITSRASMAIVTFRYAPKEKTEEELDELNAAISKHLVENNIGLILTTKLRGRIVLRICSISPVLGGGEMVEVIQQTNKVAQLISKQRSQ, from the coding sequence ATGAACTCTTTTGATCCTCCAGACCAAGGCGCAGAGCTAGACTCTCTGAGCTCTTCCTTCCAAGCCGCATTTGATCGGGTCTTCCAGACTACCCAGAAGGTCAGCGAAGACCCTCTCTTGCGAGTAGCCCAAGGAACGGAGGTTTCTCAACTCAAAGCAATCAGCACTCCTGGCGATGCTCATTCTGTGCAGGCAGCCATTGAAGATGTATTCACCATCTCTGACTATCGAATGCGAACGAACCATCCCAAATGTTTTAGCTTTATTCCATCACCTGCCTCGCCACTTTCTTGGATAGGAGATTGCCTGTCGAGCGCTTTCAACTCCTTTGCTGGATCGAGACTGCAGGGCTCTGGTGTGGCTATTGTTGAGCAGACGCTGCTGCAGTGGCTCTCGGCCAAAGTTGGACTTCCAGATACGTCTGGAGGAATCTTTGTCTCAGGGGGCTCCATGGCAAACATGAGCGGCATGGTGCTGGCAAGAGAATGCATATTGGATCCCGATACTGAACATCTGGGCGTCGCGTATCTCTCTGATCAGACACACCATTCTGTCAAGAAGGCTCTTCGCATTATTGGTATCAAAAGAAGTCAAATACGTTCTGTTCCTACGAGCGGATCCTTTCAGATGGATGTGACCACTTTGAAAGATGCCATCAAAACGGACCGCGAAGCAGGACTGAAGCCTTTTGTCATCGTCGCCACATGCGGGACAACAAACACTGGAAGCATCGATCCATTGGAGGCGCTTGCCCAGGTACgcgatgaagagaagatctGGCTTCATATCGATGGTGCATACGGCGCGTCAGCTTCCCTTGCTGCAACTCGAAGCTCTGTCGCCAACGGTCTTGGGCTGGCAGACAGTATTTCCTGGGATGCACACAAATGGCTGTTTCAGACATATAGCTGTAGCCTCATCCTTGTGAGAAACAGGATCAACTTGGTCAAAGTTTTTAACAACGACGGCGACTATCTTCGCGATGCGCTCGATGACGAAGAGATACCCAACTTTTGGAACCTTGGCATGGAACTAACACGCCCCTCACGAGCGCTGAAACTATGGTTCACCCTACGAGTGCTCGGTGTGGAAAGATTTGGGACGATGATCGATCATGGGTTTCATCTTGCTGAAATTGCTGAGGCCGAGATTTTAAAGTTGTCGGATTGGGAAATTACAAGTCGAGCGAGTATGGCGATCGTGACCTTCCGATATGCACCTAAGGAAAAgactgaggaggagttggatgAATTAAATGCTGCGATCTCAAAGCATTTGGTGGAAAACAATATTGGATTGATTTTGACTACAAAGCTACGAGGGAGAATCGTTCTGAGGATCTGCTCTATCAGCCCGGTGCTAGGTGGGGGCGAAATGGTGGAGGTTATTCAGCAGACTAACAAGGTTGCACAGCTCATTTCTAAACAGCGCAGTCAATAA
- a CDS encoding ribonuclease T2 family protein, producing the protein MTFIKALIPLALYLAGVQAKSCSAGGKPTAEFCSKDLPLSCHNTTAVEDTCCFIPAGQLLQTQFWDSDPVAGPHDSWTIHGLWPDYCDGTYPQFCDKSREYTNIKDLVTKFLGKKTVSYMDKYWVSQDGNDESLWEHEFNKHGTCISTLEPSCYTNYETGAEAADYVKKTISLFKTLPTYKWLAEAGIKPSKTKTYTADEIVDALVEHHGARVTIGCSNGSLSEVWYHFNVKGSLQDGQFVSSEPDGSKSSCPDSGIKYAPKK; encoded by the exons ATGACGTTCATCAAGGCCCTCATTCCCCTTGCGCTTTACCTTGCTGGAGTGCAGGCAAAGTCTTGCTCTGCTGGTGGTAAGCCCACTGCTGAGTTTTGCTCGAAGGATCTTCCTCTGTCATGTCACAACACTACCGCTGTTGAAGACACTTGCTGCTTCATCCCCGCtggccagcttcttcagaCTCAGTTCTGGGATAGCGACCCCGTAGCAGGACCTCATG ACTCATGGACCATTCACGGTCTCTGGCCTGATTACTGCGATGGCACATATCCCCAGTTTTGCGACAAGTCCCGCGAGtacaccaacatcaaggacCTCGTAACCAAGTTCCTTGGCAAAAAGACCGTGTCCTACATGGACAAGTACTGGGTCAGCCAAGACGGCAACGACGAATCTCTCTGGGAGCACGAGTTCAACAAGCACGGCACATGCATCAGCACCCTTGAGCCAAGCTGCTACACCAACTACGAGACCGGCGCTGAAGCCGCCGATTACGTCAAGAAGACCATCTCACTGTTCAAGACCCTTCCTACCTACAAGTGGCTCGCTGAGGCTGGCATCAAGCcttccaagaccaagacttACACTGCTGATGAGATTGTGGATGCTTTGGTGGAACACCATGGTGCTCGTGTCACCATCGGATGCTCTAATGGCTCCTTGAGCGAGGTTTGGTACCATTTCAATGTAAAGGGCTCACTCCAGGATGGCCAGTTTGTGTCTAGTGAGCCTGATGGAAGCAAGAGCTCTTGCCCGGACAGCGGTATCAAGTATGCCCCTAAGAAGTAA
- a CDS encoding hypothetical protein (At least one base has a quality score < 10), which produces MRFSAGLIPALGALASLGEATPTFLGGGASGSAGGEISGGADAHLGAGAGGSAGAGAGAGAGAGAGAGGHLGGSLSGGASGHIGGEAGAGAGAGAGGKVGAGAGGKVGGEIGGEIGGKIGGGAGGKIGGGAGAGAGAGAGGHLEGDIKGGAGGKIGGGAKGGIGGHLGGGVGGKIGAGAGLGAGLGLGGLLGGGIEWNAGGGADWHTGTSCSIGNAWKDHILFQGICAPETSTTPAVNLGLNLPSCQITGDIGFACGADFLTTPNVRVGLGGISAYIEIDLSASAAVHQSVELFAAPKLGIAIPGLDAELKAAIEAAIAIDLVVGCGKAIDLSAGVYVKFPESAYVDISLLTKEVIHASLEGLVTKALPVGVGADVELGAGIDLQLGLRLRSELSIGGGLEIPVLGLGGKAGADVGFGAGVWFSLFDYTATIGGGAGASAGIDVTGEFGCNLGLAIDKKFDFSGGLFGLIPNLSVGLAKGIKSTFSQKTRGTCGSFIGHFKKGGFIGGPTISASGAITATGGASADITIPAGVTHSVEFSGSIGVPDVSASVDIPGASGDLTGSDSLPVATTGAEVPSDSASYEAPAVTASGDVTGSAELPVATDSVEVPAGFASGDLTVSGAIPTGPEGVPAHTIPAGGDVTAIFGTHTAGATVTVSGSEGFTTYISGSTGFTTVVSGSEGYTTVLSGSAGFTTVVSGSEGFTTVVSGSEGYTTVVSGSEGYTTVVPGDSPTATGGSDYNLPSAPAGGNADATSAGNVPAESGSLPASTGTPDSDKPAVTTGSGSDAEETSAPAVTAAPDASGMITSTIRETHVYTITSCAASVINCPASYTQKIVTQTVIERTTVCPATATAVPETPVEGGNGSNQGGDSKPGEGSDNGNNGSAPAPTSPPDAAKTTIDLVTITQDVTTIVPCTKFVTSTFVAPTTVHAPAAPTVTIIQGHTGQAPQETGTQQPGAFTTLTRVPATATDSGASPTEGSEQPANPQAPGNAGPGAQPTYNVPSNGTIPGGKPSPTDQVPVVAGASLVSAGSMLLALPMALAFVM; this is translated from the exons ATGCGTTTCTCTGCTGGACTCATCCCTGCCTTGGGAGCTCTTGCTTCGCTGGGCGAAGCAACTCCTACTTTCCTCGGTGGTGGAGCATCAGGCTCTGCTGGCGGCGAGATCTCAGGTGGTGCTGATGCCCATCTCGGAGCTGGAGCCGGCGGTagtgctggtgctggtgctggagctggtgctggtgcaGGAGCCGGTGCTGGTGGTCACCTCGGCGGTAGCCTCAGCGGTGGAGCTTCCGGCCATATCGGAGGTGAAGCTggagctggtgctggtgctggtgccgGCGGAAAGGTCGgtgctggcgctggtggcAAGGTTGGTGGTGAAATCGGTGGTGAGATTGGCGGTAAGATTGGAGGAG GTGCTGGTGGAAAGATCGGTGGAGGAGCTGGTGCCGGTGCTGGAGCTGGCGCCGGTGGTCACCTTGAGGGCGATATCAAGGGTGGCGCTGGTGGTAAGATTGGAGGTGGTGCCAAGGGCGGTATTGGCGGCCACCTCGGCGGCGGTGTTGGAGGTAAGATCGGAGCTGGCGCTGGTCTTGGTGCTGGCCTCGGTCTCGGCGGTCTCCTCGGTGGTGGTATCGAGTGGAACGCCGGCGGTGGTGCTGACTGGCACACTGGTACCTCCTGCAGCATTGGCAACGCTTGGAAGGATCACATCCTCTTCCAGGGCATCTGCGCTCCCGAGACTTCGACTACTCCCGCTGTCAACCTCGGCCTCAACCTTCCCAGCTGCCAGATCACTGGTGACATCGGCTTCGCTTGTGGTGCTGACTTCCTCACTACTCCCAACGTTCGTGTTGGTCTCGGTGGCATCTCTGCTTACATCGAGATCGATCTCTCTGCTTCCGCTGCTGTCCACCAGTCCGTTGAACTCTTCGCTGCTCCCAAGCTTGGTATTGCTATTCCCGGTCTTGACGCTGAGCTGAAGGCTGCCATTGAGGCTGCCATCGCTATCGATCTCGTCGTCGGCTGTGGTAAGGCTATCGATCTCTCTGCTGGTGTCTACGTCAAGTTCCCCGAGTCTGCCTACGTCGACATCTCTCTGCTCACCAAAGAGGTCATCCACGCTTCCCTTGAGGGTCTCGTCACCAAGGCTCTCCCCGTTGGCGTCGGTGCCGATGTCGAGCTTGGTGCTGGTATTGATCTTCAGCTTGGTCTCCGTCTTCGTTCTGAGCTCAGCATTGGCGGCGGTCTCGAGATCCCTGTTCTCGGTCTCGGTGGcaaggctggtgctgatgttgGCTTCGGTGCTGGTGTCTGGTTCTCTCTCTTCGACTACACTGCTACCATTGGAGGCGGTGCCGGCGCCAGCGCTGGTATTGATGTCACTGGTGAGTTTGGCTGCAACCTTGGTCTCGCTATCGACAAGAAGTTCGACTTCAGCGGTGGTCTCTTCGGTCTCATCCCCAACCTCTCCGTCGGTCTCGCCAAGGGTATCAAGTCTACCTTCTCCCAGAAGACCCGCGGTACTTGCGGCAGCTTCATCGGTCACTTCAAGAAGGGTGGCTTCATTGGCGGTCCTACCATCTCTGCTTCCGGTGCTATCACTGCTACTGGTGGCGCTTCTGCCGACATCACCATTCCTGCTGGCGTTACCCACTCTGTCGAGTTCTCTGGTTCCATCGGTGTCCCTGATGTTTCTGCCTCTGTCGACATTCCTGGTGCTTCCGGTGACCTCACTGGCTCCGACTCTCTCCCCGTCGCTACCACCGGTGCTGAGGTCCCCTCCGACTCTGCCTCATACGAGGCTCCCGCTGTTACTGCCTCTGGTGATGTGACCGGCTCTGCCGAGCTCCCTGTTGCTACTGATTCCGTTGAGGTTCCTGCTGGCTTTGCTTCTGGCGATCTCACTGTCTCCGGTGCCATCCCCACTGGCCCTGAGGGCGTTCCTGCTCACACTATCCCTGCCGGCGGCGATGTCACTGCCATTTTCGGTACTCACACTGCTGGTGCCACTGTCACTGTCTCTGGTTCCGAGGGCTTCACTACTTACATCTCTGGCTCAACTGGTTTCACTACCGTTGTTTCTGGCTCCGAGGGTTACACCACTGTTCTCTCCGGATCTGCTGGCTTCACCACTGTCGTCTCTGGCTCTGAGGGTTTCACCACTGTCGTTTCCGGATCCGAGGGCTACACCACTGTCGTTTCCGGATCCGAGGGCTACACCACTGTCGTTCCCGGTGACTCCCCTACCGCCACTGGTGGTTCCGACTACAACCTTCCCTCCGCTCCCGCTGGTGGCAACGCTGATGCTACTTCTGCTGGCAATGTTCCCGCTGAGTCTGGCAGCCTCCCTGCCAGCACTGGAACCCCCGACTCCGACAAGCCTGCTGTCACCACTGGCTCTGGATCTGACGCTGAGGAGACCTCTGCCCCTGCTGTCACTGCCGCTCCCGATGCTTCTGGCATGATCACCAGCACCATCCGCGAGACTCACGTCTACACCATCACCTCTTGTGCTGCCTCTGTCATCAACTGCCCTGCTTCTTACACTCAGAAGATCGTCACCCAGACTGTCATCGAGCGCACCACCGTCTGCCctgccactgccactgctGTCCCTGAGACTCCCGTCGAGGGCGGCAACGGTTCCAACCAAGGCGGTGACTCCAAGCCTGGTGAGGGTTCTGACAACGGCAACAACGGCTCTGCTCCCGCTCCTACCTCTCCTCCCGATGCTGCTAAGACCACCATCGACCTTGTCACCATCACACAGGACGTCACCACCATCGTTCCTTGCACCAAGTTCGTCACCAGCACCTTTGTTGCCCCTACCACTGTTCACGCCCCTGCTGCTCCCACTGTCACCATCATCCAGGGACACACTGGCCAGGCTCCTCAGGAGACTGGTACCCAGCAGCCCGGTGCCTTCACCACTCTTACCCGGGTCCCAGCCACAGCCACCGACTCTGGTGCCTCACCCACTGAGGGCTCTGAGCAGCCTGCCAACCCTCAGGCCCCTGGTAACGCTGGCCCTGGTGCCCAACCTACCTACAACGTTCCCTCAAACGGAACCATCCCTGGAGGCAAGCCCTCCCCCACTGACCAAGTTCCCGTTGTCGCTGGAGCTTCTCTCGTCAGTGCTGGATCTATGCTCCTCGCACTTCCTATGGCTCTTGCCTTTGTCATGTAA
- a CDS encoding gluconolactonase, with translation MSTKRGTSTIKSRDGSGRQGTSKAQRSSFLNTTTMAIGVLAIGVLVPYSLGLFGEAQANPTAIDPAKLPATAQIIDQKTFNVLEHVPPPKEANATTRFLWPGVTYESLTERPFHVYDAEFLNIIGSNPTLTLLATSEKDPIFHEAVVWNPPTEEVFFVQNAGDPDAGTGLAKSSVIQKISLAEAEALKNGSHTESQVKITVVDSNPQVINPNGGTNYKGQIIFAGEGQGEKIPSALYLMNSEAPYNTTTLVNNFFGRQFNSLNDVSVNPRNGDIYFTDTMYGYWQYFRPEPGLQNQVYRFDPDTGALTVVADGFVAPNGLTFSPDGLHAYVTDTGISNALFGHNYTRPASIYRFDVQKDGTWENRKTFAFTAARLPDGIHCDSKGNVYAGCGDGVHVWNRSGKLIGKIYTGINAANFQFAGKGRMVIMGRTKLFYATLAASGAPLS, from the exons ATGTCGACAAAGCGGGGTACGTCGACAATAAAGAGTCGAGATGGCTCTGGACGACAAGGAACCAGCAAAGCACAGAGAAGCTCATTCCTGAATACTACCACTATGGCCATTGGAGTACTTGCTATTGGTGTCTTGGTTCCCTATagccttggcctcttcgGTGAGGCTCAGGCAAACCCTACTGCCATCGACCCTGCCAAGCTACCAGCTACGGCCCAGATAATCGACCAGAAGACCTTCAATGTTTTGGAGCATGTCCCTCCACCGAAAGAAGCTAATGCTACAACT AGGTTCCTCTGGCCGGGAGTTACCTATGAATCCCTTACTGAACGACCATTTCATGTTTATGATGCAGAGTTCCTCAATATAATTGGAAGCAAtccaaccttgaccttgctcGCCACTTCAGAAAAAGATCCCATCTTCCATGAAGCTGTTGTATG GAACCCTCCGACTGAAGAAGTTTTCTTTGTGCAGAACGCAGGCGATCCAGATGCTGGAACAGGACTTGCAAAGTCATCTGTCATCCAAAAGATTTCTTTGGccgaagctgaagctctGAAGAATGGATCGCACACGGAGAGTCAAGTCAAGATTACTGTTGTAGACTCTAATCCACAAGTCATAAACCCTAATG GCGGAACGAACTATAAGGGTCAGATCATCTTCGCAGGCGAAGGGCAAGGCGAGAAGATACCTTCCGCTTTGTATCTGATGAATTCCGAAGCGCCATATAATACAACAA CACTTGTGAACAACTTCTTTGGCAGGCAATTCAACTCTCTCAATGATGTCTCCGTCAATCCACGCAACGGCGATATCTATTTCACAGATACCATGTACGGCTACTGGCAGTACTTCCGCCCCGAGCCTGGACTGCAAAACCAAGTCTACCGTTTCGACCCAGATACTGGAGCTTTAACCGTTGTTGCGGATGGCTTCGTCGCTCCAAATG GCCTCACTTTCTCACCCGATGGACTGCACGCCTATGTCACAGATACTGGCATAAGCAACGCACTATTCGGGCATAACTACACTCGTCCCGCCTCTAT CTACCGATTCGATGTACAAAAAGATGGTACATGGGAGAATCGCAAGACGTTTGCTTTCACAGCAGCTCGTCTACCAGATG GAATTCATTGCGACTCCAAAGGCAACGTCTATGCGGGCTGCGGCGATGGCGTGCATGTCTGGAATCGTTCCGGAAAGCTCATTGGAAAGATTTACACAGGAATCAATGCAGCCAACTTTCAATTCGCTGGCAAAGGACGCATGGTTATCATGGGGAGGACAAAACTGTTCTATGCTACTCTTGCTGCTTCTGGAGCACCATTAAGTTGA